The Deltaproteobacteria bacterium DNA segment GCGATGACGCTGATCGCACTCGAGGGCATCGACGGCGCCGGCACGACGACGCAGGCGCGACGACTCGCCGGCGCGCTCGCAACCGACGGCTGGCCGGTTCATCTCACTCGCCAACCGAGCGACGGTCCGATCGGTCGTCTGCTCCGCGACCTGCTCGCGGGGGCGCACGCGCCGGTCGACCGCGTGACGATGGCGCTGTTGTTCGCGGCCGACCGCGCCGACCACCTGCACCGCGAGGTCACGCCGGCGCTCGCACGCGGAGCCGTGGTCATATCCGACCGCTGGTACCACTCGTCGCTCGCCTACCAGGGCGGCGCCGACGCGCGGGACTGGGTTCGCACCATCAACCGGCACGCGCGCGCGCCAGATCTCACGATCTTTCTCGAAGTGCGCCCCGAAGTCGCCGCCGCACGGCGTGCCGCCGCCGGACGTGCGGAGGAGCTGTACGACCGCCTCGACACGCAGCGCCAGATCGCCGCGAACTACCGCGACGTGCTGGCCGAGTTGGACGGCGAGCGCATCGAGATCGTCGACGGCGAACAGCCGCCGGACGCGGTCGCCGCGCGCGTCGTCGAACTCGCGCGCGCGGTGTGCGGCCGCCGGAGGTCCGCGTGACCGCGCGG contains these protein-coding regions:
- the tmk gene encoding dTMP kinase translates to MTLIALEGIDGAGTTTQARRLAGALATDGWPVHLTRQPSDGPIGRLLRDLLAGAHAPVDRVTMALLFAADRADHLHREVTPALARGAVVISDRWYHSSLAYQGGADARDWVRTINRHARAPDLTIFLEVRPEVAAARRAAAGRAEELYDRLDTQRQIAANYRDVLAELDGERIEIVDGEQPPDAVAARVVELARAVCGRRRSA